Proteins encoded together in one Urocitellus parryii isolate mUroPar1 chromosome 3, mUroPar1.hap1, whole genome shotgun sequence window:
- the LOC144253526 gene encoding transmembrane protein 42-like: MAARSLPQPQPQPPRGAVSATAYPDTPAEVPPHLQAGAMRRRFWGAFNCLCAGAFGALAAAAAKLAFGSEVNMSLCILGIIVMASTNSLMWTFFSRGLSFSMSSAIASVTVTFSNILSSVVVEAAKDCGLEQSKITGIKTMHQKAGEGTSNHETS, encoded by the exons ATGGCGGCGCGGTCGCTGCCGCAGCCACAGCCGCAGCCCCCTAGGGGCGCCGTGTCGGCCACCGCCTACCCCGACACGCCAGCCGAGGTGCCCCCGCACCTGCAGGCCGGCGCGATGCGGCGCCGCTTCTGGGGCGCGTTCAACTGCCTGTGCGCCGGCGCGTTCGGGGCcctggccgccgccgccgctaaGCTGGCCTTCGGCAGCGAG GTGAACATGAGCTTATGCATCTTAGGCATTATTGTGATGGCGAGCACCAATTCCCTGATGTGGACCTTCTTCAGtcggggcctcagtttctccatgtcTTCAGCCATTGCATCTGTCACAGTGACTTTTTCAAACATCCTCAGCTCA GTGGTTGTTGAGGCGGCTAAAGATTGTGGTCTGGAGCAAAGTAAAATCACAGGTATTAAGACCATGCATCAGAAAGCTGGTGAAGGAACAAGTAATCATGAGACATCATGA